One genomic window of Diospyros lotus cultivar Yz01 chromosome 8, ASM1463336v1, whole genome shotgun sequence includes the following:
- the LOC127808440 gene encoding agamous-like MADS-box protein AGL61, translated as MGTGKKKIEIKRVEKEQQRMVTFSKRRQGLFKKAGQLHSLAAASVAVVAFSPAGRPYTHGDPSFGAVVDRYLAKTTAGLKDSAAAMNMTKMSSWLHAPQIDGSDDIQELVLMKKQLEEIKEKVAEKIINAHDSSF; from the coding sequence ATGGGGacggggaagaagaagatcgagaTCAAGAGAGTGGAGAAGGAGCAGCAAAGAATGGTGACGTTCTCGAAGAGGCGGCAGGGGCTGTTCAAGAAGGCCGGCCAGCTCCACTCCCTCGCCGCCGCCAGCGTCGCCGTCGTCGCCTTCTCGCCGGCCGGTCGCCCCTACACCCACGGCGACCCATCCTTCGGCGCCGTCGTCGACCGGTACTTGGCGAAAACTACTGCTGGGCTAAAGGATTCTGCAGCGGCCATGAACATGACGAAGATGAGTTCGTGGTTGCATGCTCCGCAGATTGATGGGTCTGATGATATTCAAGAACTGGTTTTGATGAAGAAACAGTTGGAAGAGATCAAAGAAAAGGTGGCTGAGAAGATTATTAACGCTCATGACAGTTCTTtctga